The following proteins come from a genomic window of Larimichthys crocea isolate SSNF chromosome III, L_crocea_2.0, whole genome shotgun sequence:
- the LOC104923462 gene encoding interleukin-1 beta, whose translation MESEMKCNVTEMWSHKMPMGLDLEVTHHPRTMKHVVNLIIAIERLKSSSSELLLSASEFRDENLLSFVLENIVEEKIVFECASAAPVQYTKTADYQCSVTDSEKRSLVLVQNSMELHAVMLQGGAENRKVHLNMATYVDPAPSAEAQTVALGIKGTKFYLSCHRDGDNDPTLHLETVENSANLARISSDSEMVRFLFYKQDTGLNLSTLVSVPYNNWYISTAKENNKPLGMCLENARRHRNFNIQLPGETTEGQA comes from the exons atggaatCTGAGATGAAATGCAACGTGACCGAGATGTGGAGCCACAAGATGCCCATGGGACTGGACTTGGAAGTTACCCATCATCCACGCACAATGAAGCATGTGGTCAACCTCATCATTGCCATTGAGAGGTTaaagagcagcagctcagagttACTGCTGAGCGCCTCCGAGTTCAGAGATGAAAACCTACTCAGCTTCGTGCTGGAGAACATAGTGGAAG AGAAAATTGTGTTCGAGTGTGCTTCAGCTGCACCAGTTCAGTACACAAAGACAGCGGATTACCAGTGCAGCGTGACCGACAGCGAGAAGAGGAGCTTAGTCCTGGTCCAAAACAGCATGGAACTACATGCTGTGATGCTGCAGGGAGGCGCTGAGAACCGCAAAG TTCACTTGAACATGGCGACCTACGTGGACCCTGCACCCAGTGCTGAGGCCCAGACTGTGGCTCTGGGCATCAAGGGCACAAAGTTCTATCTCTCTTGCCATAGGGATGGGGACAACGACCCAACCTTGCATCTGGAG ACAGTGGAAAATTCAGCCAATCTGGCAAGGATCAGCTCAGACAGCGAGATGGTTCGATTTCTGTTCTACAAACAAGACACTGGGCTGAACCTTAGTACCCTTGTGTCCGTCCCCTACAACAACTGGTACATCAGCACAgcaaaggaaaacaacaagcCGCTGGGAATGTGCCTGGAGAACGCCAGACGCCACAGAAACTTCAACATCCAGCTGCCAGGTGAAACAACTGAGGGTCAGGCCTGA
- the ckap2l gene encoding cytoskeleton-associated protein 2-like: MEEGEAVSTLSRKELRKQKLMEYLAAKGKMKQPNSRPYLRDDCQVKNPVKSAPKIVTGKENKVPADRISSDHRKVPTLVAQSTIHLTRRVFATNKILTGKQNGNRPSAVNGATQPVPTETYTAASSKSNLTAASQLKTQPNTKRGFSHAPSTTKSDTRFSSRSHAALSYPQTVSYRMSLGPIVKTKTGLVPAVTQPMNSQSQKLTQPSALVADATTASSVSNKMRSNTSSVSVSKRSAMAPRKTLPTTALNNPVKERTTVLLTAKVVTKDSKPLSAKHPLTSCKSQLSNRLSSLKSTPSSSRCTAAPIKPEGKVVMSKTIRSAWQPMDRTTKIRSQGEREKNGRSKVAPRTSLAPASRCSSSMAGGVIQADVVAGGGKIKSSKETGRKKVINSANAAPPQTDIKRTVMSQTVPRDARIVSHRSHATDMKTPRVPVSIISRNEGKKATAVQEERMRKLQEWREAKGISYKRPPMPVKPQVRRTVAVPQPFWATMNEEDEAQSLICAVDRSLADCIKLLGEGCPPDQVREVLSRLPAVSQKFAKYWICQARLKEQEGNLDVLPMFEEAVSVVLEPVDELRTVVFEILKKKDEIQENEKEEDQIQTAKSTPGSINSPMMTPKPVRAFICGEKGDTSVVKYKITATPGGPPSQQKQPTRINGQEIRFFTPVRRSVRIERASLRYPASLQDHDLCVASYNDLISEEDKERSEEKDGETSPSADNTPMYVYRQNEALKDKVFVQLVCNDNVSP; the protein is encoded by the exons atggaggaaggagaagcCGTATCGACACTTTCCAGAAAAG AACTGCGCAAGCAGAAGCTGATGGAATACCTGGCAGCCAAAGGAAAGATGAAACAGCCAAACTCAAG GCCATACCTCCGTGATGACTGTCAGGTTAAAAATCCTGTGAAATCTGCACCAAAG atTGTtactggaaaagaaaacaaggtgCCAGCTGATAGAATCAGCTCTGACCACAGAAAGGTTCCCACTCTGGTTGCTCAATCCACAATACACCTTACCAGAAGAGTGTTTGCCACCAACAAAATCCTGACCGGAAAGCAGAATGGCAATCGTCCATCTGCAGTAAATGGTGCAACACAGCCTGTTCCCACGGAAACGTACACCGCCGCATCCTCCAAATCCAATCTGACTGCAGCCAGCCAGCTGaaaacacagccaaacacaaagagaggcTTTTCACATGCACCTTCAACTACAAAATCAGACACCAGATTCAGCAGTAGATCTCATGCTGCCTTGTCATATCCGCAGACAGTTAGTTATAGGATGAGTCTTGGCCctattgttaaaacaaaaacaggacttGTCCCTGCAGTGACCCAGCCAATGAACAGTCAGAGTCAAAAGTTAACACAACCCTCTGCCCTCGTTGCCGATGCTACCACCGCTAGTTCTGTTTCTAACAAGATGCGATCCAACACTTCATCAGTCTCTGTTTCCAAGAGGTCTGCTATGGCTCCGAGGAAAACATTACCTACCACTGCTCTAAACAACCCTGTTAAAGAGAGAACAACTGTTTTGCTGACTGCAAAAGTTGTTACTAAAGACTCCAAACCACTTTCAGCTAAACACCCTCTGACATCTTGTAAGAGTCAACTATCAAATAGATTGAGCAGCTTGAAATCAACTCCCAGCTCCTCCCGGTGCACAGCAGCACCCATTAAGCCAGAGGGGAAAGTAGTGATGTCAAAAACCATTAGATCAGCTTGGCAGCCCATGGACAGGACTACAAAGATAAGATCTCagggtgaaagagagaaaaatggccGTTCCAAAGTTGCCCCCAGAACATCCTTGGCACCAGCGAGCAGGTGCAGTTCCAGCATGGCCGGCGGGGTTATACAAGCTGATGTTGTGGCTGGGGGAGGGAAAATCAAGTCAAGTAAAGAGACAGGCCGCAAGAAGGTAATAAATTCAGCAAATGCTGCACCACCCCAAACCGATATAAAAagaacagtgatgtcacagacagTGCCACGGGATGCCAGGATCGTCAGCCATAGAAGCCACGCCACAGACATGAAGACACCAAGGGTCCCAGTCAGCATAATTTCTCGGAACGAGGGAAAGAAAGCTACAGCTGTTCAGGAAGAAAGAAT GAGGAAACTACAGGAATGGCGTGAAGCCAAGGGTATATCGTACAAGCGTCCTCCAATGCCAGTGAAACCTCAAGTCAGACGCACTGTGGCTGTGCCCCAACCTTTTTGGGCCACCATGAATGAGGAAGACGAGGCCCAGTCCCTCATTTGTGCCGTGGACAGATCCCTGGCTGACTGCATCAAATTGCTTGGAGAA GGTTGCCCTCCAGACCAGGTAAGGGAGGTTCTCTCACGGCTGCCAGCGGTGTCCCAGAAGTTTGCCAAATACTGGATCTGCCAGGCCCGACTGAAAGAGCAAGAGGGCAACCTGGACGTACTGCCCATGTTCGAAGAGGCCGTCAGTGTTGTGTTGGAG CCAGTAGACGAGCTGCGCACGGTGGTGTTTGAGATTCTGAAGAAAAAGGACGAGATCCAAG aaaatgagaaagaggaggaccAGATTCAAACAGCTAAAAGTACTCCTGGGAGTATCAACAGCCCAATGATGACTCCTAAACCTGTCAGGGCCTTCATATGTGGGGAGAAAGGAGACACATCTGTAGTAAAGTACAAGATCACAGCTACTCCTgg TGGCCCTCCAAGTCAACAAAAGCAACCGACACGGATCAACGGCCAGGAGATTCGTTTCTTCACCCCGGTTAGACGCTCGGTGCGAATCGAGAGAGCCTCTCTCCGATACCCTGCGTCCCTCCAGGACCATGATCTCTGTGTAGCCTCCTATAATGACCTGATCTCcgaggaggacaaagagagaagtgaagagaagGATGGGGAAACCAGCCCGTCTGCTGACAACACGCCGATGTATGTCTACAGACAGAACGAAGCACTTAAAGACAAGGTATTCGTCCAGCTAGTCTGCAATGACAATGTTTCGCCTTAG
- the LOC104923460 gene encoding uncharacterized protein LOC104923460 — protein MFEKGFTVPSGTAGTVLCLRQLRYFKGSPVSAARRAKRVSVPNYHRLDLTASRRFITYSSPKEENMAVVKDKDGKFLTVEDTPDGLKMCAVEQQNEENAPCVQIKRRERNNTNEVAFIFKYKDTHYFPKVDGKKLKLEKAAGSTVSSGGQSAWFQKVNQGHGEHYSLRSVAAPLLYLSRRLSSKRKSFILTDKSQECVLITDKNKY, from the exons ATGTTTGAAAAGGGTTTTACTGTTCCTTCCGGAACCGCTGGCACAGTCCTGTGCCTACGTCAGCTCAGATACTTTAAGGGGTCTCCAGTCTCTGCAGCGCGCAGAGCAAAACGCGTCTCTGTCCCGAACTATCACAGGCTCGACCTTACAGCTTCACGACGCTTCATCACTTACTC ATCAcctaaagaagaaaacatggcTGTGGTGAAAGATAAGGATGGTAAATTTTTGACTGTTGAGGATACTCCTGATGGCTTGAAGATGTGTGCTGTTGAgcaacaaaatgaagaaaatg CACCCTGTGTGCAGATAAAGAGGCGTGAAAGAAACAACACGAACGAAGTTGCTTTCATATTCAAGTATAAAGATACACACTATTTCCCAAAGGTGGatggaaaaaaactgaag ctgGAGAAGGCTGCTGGTTCTACCGTCTCCTCAGGTGGTCAGAGTGCTTGGTTTCAAAAGGTAAACCAAGGACACGGTGAACATTACAGCCTGCGGTCTGTGGCTGCACCTTTATTATACCTCTCCAGACGTCTAAGTTCTAAGCGAAAGAGTTTCATCCTCACTGACAAATCTCAGGAGTGTGTTCTGATCACCGATAAAAATAAGTACTAG